In the Oncorhynchus tshawytscha isolate Ot180627B linkage group LG17, Otsh_v2.0, whole genome shotgun sequence genome, one interval contains:
- the LOC112233925 gene encoding protein FAM3C isoform X1: MRAGGILKLAALVSVFFLAVFLAFQLLEINMDFNLGNVFGSMPVEEGPTRLERYKCGLSKPCPEGHFSFKMASGAASVVGPKICLEDNILMSGVKNNVGRGINIALVNGKTGDLIKTDHFDMWAGDVNTLITFLKTIEEGTVVMMATFDDSASKLNDESRKMIGELGSSSISTLGFRDNWIFVGGKGIKTKSPFEQHIKNHAETNKYEGWPEVLEMEGCIPQRQE, encoded by the exons ATGAGAGCTGGAG GCATCTTGAAGTTGGCTGCATTGGTTTCTGTCTTTTTCCTGGCAGTTTTCCTTGCCTTCCAGCTGCTGGAAATTAACATGGACTTCAATCTGGGGAATGTGTTTG GGTCCATGCCTGTAGAGGAAGGCC CTACCAGACTGGAACGCTACAAGTGTGGCCTCTCCAAGCCATGTCCCGAGGGACACTTCTCCTTTAAGATGGCCAGCGGAGCAGCCAGTGTTGTCGGTCCCAAAATCTGCCTGGAGGACAACAT ATTGATGAGTGGAGTCAAGAACAACGTGGGCAGAGGAATTAACATCGCCCTGGTTAATG GAAAGACAGGGGACCTCATCAAGACAGACCACTTTGACATGTGGGCGGGAG ATGTCAACACGCTCATCACATTCCTGAAGACTATTGAAGAAGGAACAGTAGTGATGATGGCCACGTTTGACGACTCGGCCTCCAA GCTGAATGACGAGTCCAGGAAGATGATTGGTGAACTTGGCAGTTCCAGCATCAGCACATTAGGCTTCAGGGACAACTGGATCTTTGTGGGAGGCAAAGGGATCAAGACCAAGAGTCCCTTTGAGCAG CACATAAAGAACCATGCCGAAACCAACAAGTACGAGGGCTGGCCCGAGGTGCTGGAGATGGAAGGCTGCATACCCCAAAGACAGGAGTGA
- the LOC112233925 gene encoding protein FAM3C isoform X2 has product MRAGGSMPVEEGPTRLERYKCGLSKPCPEGHFSFKMASGAASVVGPKICLEDNILMSGVKNNVGRGINIALVNGKTGDLIKTDHFDMWAGDVNTLITFLKTIEEGTVVMMATFDDSASKLNDESRKMIGELGSSSISTLGFRDNWIFVGGKGIKTKSPFEQHIKNHAETNKYEGWPEVLEMEGCIPQRQE; this is encoded by the exons ATGAGAGCTGGAG GGTCCATGCCTGTAGAGGAAGGCC CTACCAGACTGGAACGCTACAAGTGTGGCCTCTCCAAGCCATGTCCCGAGGGACACTTCTCCTTTAAGATGGCCAGCGGAGCAGCCAGTGTTGTCGGTCCCAAAATCTGCCTGGAGGACAACAT ATTGATGAGTGGAGTCAAGAACAACGTGGGCAGAGGAATTAACATCGCCCTGGTTAATG GAAAGACAGGGGACCTCATCAAGACAGACCACTTTGACATGTGGGCGGGAG ATGTCAACACGCTCATCACATTCCTGAAGACTATTGAAGAAGGAACAGTAGTGATGATGGCCACGTTTGACGACTCGGCCTCCAA GCTGAATGACGAGTCCAGGAAGATGATTGGTGAACTTGGCAGTTCCAGCATCAGCACATTAGGCTTCAGGGACAACTGGATCTTTGTGGGAGGCAAAGGGATCAAGACCAAGAGTCCCTTTGAGCAG CACATAAAGAACCATGCCGAAACCAACAAGTACGAGGGCTGGCCCGAGGTGCTGGAGATGGAAGGCTGCATACCCCAAAGACAGGAGTGA